In the Hordeum vulgare subsp. vulgare chromosome 7H, MorexV3_pseudomolecules_assembly, whole genome shotgun sequence genome, one interval contains:
- the LOC123411304 gene encoding mediator of RNA polymerase II transcription subunit 21 isoform X1: MDIISQLQEQLNEIAMVSVNTFGTLQRDAPPVRLSNSYPDPLNPNPNPDGPASQPQAPPAPGAPPPAPLPPQAQPQPALDLDEQPKAMSHALVLAAKKFDALVAALPLSSEEDQLKRIQELQAENEVVGLELQKQLEAAELELHRVEVLFNEATDNCINLKKPD; this comes from the exons ATGGACATCATCTCGCAGCTGCAGGAGCAGCTCAACGAGATTGCCATGGTGTCCGTCAACACCTTCGGCACGCTGCAGCGTGACGCTCCGCCCGTCCGCCTCTCCAACAGCTACCCCGACCCGCTCAACCCCAACCCTAACCCCGACGGCCCCGCCTCACAGCCCCAGGCCCCACCCGCGCCCGGTGCGCCGCCGCCGGCTCCTCTGCCGCCGCAAGCGCAGCCCCAGCCGGCTCTCGACCTCGACGAGCAACCCAAGGCCATGAGCCACGCTCTCGTCCTCGCCGCAAAGAAG TTTGATGCTCTTGTTGCGGCATTACCACTGTCATCTGAAGAGGATCAGTTGAAAAGGATTCAAGAACTTCAG GCAGAGAATGAAGTTGTGGGATTGGAGCTTCAGAAACAACTTGAAGCTGCTG AACTGGAATTGCATCGGGTTGAAGTGTTGTTTAACGAAGCTACAGACAACTGTATAAACTTGAAGAAGCCAGATTAG
- the LOC123411304 gene encoding mediator of RNA polymerase II transcription subunit 21 isoform X2 — MDIISQLQEQLNEIAMVSVNTFGTLQRDAPPVRLSNSYPDPLNPNPNPDGPASQPQAPPAPGAPPPAPLPPQAQPQPALDLDEQPKAMSHALVLAAKKFDALVAALPLSSEEDQLKRIQELQASTTPQAKGSPSDPGAVPPTAHQVWKECAGGSMGWSLAAEETVTEVLVMSSGGGWFLAH; from the exons ATGGACATCATCTCGCAGCTGCAGGAGCAGCTCAACGAGATTGCCATGGTGTCCGTCAACACCTTCGGCACGCTGCAGCGTGACGCTCCGCCCGTCCGCCTCTCCAACAGCTACCCCGACCCGCTCAACCCCAACCCTAACCCCGACGGCCCCGCCTCACAGCCCCAGGCCCCACCCGCGCCCGGTGCGCCGCCGCCGGCTCCTCTGCCGCCGCAAGCGCAGCCCCAGCCGGCTCTCGACCTCGACGAGCAACCCAAGGCCATGAGCCACGCTCTCGTCCTCGCCGCAAAGAAG TTTGATGCTCTTGTTGCGGCATTACCACTGTCATCTGAAGAGGATCAGTTGAAAAGGATTCAAGAACTTCAG GCCTCTACAACACCTCAGGCCAAGGGATCACCCTCAGATCCAGGGGCTGTTCCACCCACCGCGCATCAAGTATGGAAGGAATGCGCAGGCGGATCAATGGGATGGTCTTTGGCTGCCGAAGAGACGGTGacagaagtgttggtgatgagcaGCGGCGGCGGGTGGTTCTTGGCTCATTGA
- the LOC123411305 gene encoding major pollen allergen Ole e 10-like encodes MGSTTVRLIAFVSALMLLMHCTHAAAPAAFLQTPTAVKTWCVAKPSTGEAALRANLEFACSESDCSAIQGTGGCSALNGGVLLSRASVAMNAYYQARGRNSWNCFFNATGIISITDPSLGTCKYA; translated from the exons ATGGGTTCAACCACCGTCAGGCTCATCGCCTTCGTCTCCGCCCTCATGCTACTCATGCACTGCACTCACG CGGCAGCACCGGCAGCCTTTCTTCAGACACCG ACGGCGGTGAAGACGTGGTGCGTGGCCAAGCCTTCGACCGGCGAGGCGGCCCTGAGGGCCAACCTGGAGTTCGCCTGCTCCGAGAGCGACTGCAGCGCGATCCAGGGCACGGGGGGCTGCTCCGCGCTGAACGGCGGCGTGCTGCTGTCGCGGGCGTCGGTGGCCATGAACGCCTACTACCAGGCCAGGGGGAGGAACTCGTGGAACTGCTTCTTCAACGCCACCGGCATCATCAGCATCACCGACCCCA GTCTAGGCACTTGCAAGTATGCATGA